The DNA window AGTTCCACGTGGTGTTCAAGGCGCTGGCGCAGCTCCAGCTTTCCGACGATGAGATCGCTCTTTTGCAAGGCTTCCTGGCGAACGTCGTGCAACCCGGCCAGTGCCTGCGCCTGATCGAGGAGGCTGCCGGCAAGCGGCCTTGTCCCGGATGCGGCGGCACGCGATGCCACCGCAGCGGTCACGCCAACGGCCTGCAACGCTATCGCTGCGTGGCCTGCCGGCGCTGCTTCAATGCGCTGACCGGCACGCCGCTGGCCCGCCTGCGGCTGCGCGACAAATGGTTGCCTTACTTCCAATGCCTCATCGAGTCGAGCACGGTGCGCAAGGCTGCCGAGCGGGTAGACGTGGCGAAGTCCACCAGCTTCCGCTGGCGTCATCGTTTCATCGCCGCCGTGCGCTGCGAGCGCCGGCCACAGCTCTCGGGCATCGTCGAAGCCGACGAAACGTATCACCTTGAATCGCAGAAGGGGTCGCGCCACCTGGATCGGCGACCTCGCAAGCGTGGCGGCAAGGCGTCAAA is part of the Pseudoduganella lutea genome and encodes:
- a CDS encoding IS1595 family transposase; protein product: MGAAEFHVVFKALAQLQLSDDEIALLQGFLANVVQPGQCLRLIEEAAGKRPCPGCGGTRCHRSGHANGLQRYRCVACRRCFNALTGTPLARLRLRDKWLPYFQCLIESSTVRKAAERVDVAKSTSFRWRHRFIAAVRCERRPQLSGIVEADETYHLESQKGSRHLDRRPRKRGGKASKRGISKEFDCILVARDRNRQTWEFVTGRGPISASQLSEHLKPVLAPDILLISDAARAYVTFARQAGITHEAVNVKAGIRTRGAIHIQGVNAWHSRFKAWLRRFNGVASRFLSNYTGWLRMLDTAAWPAPAQWLRVAVASA